Proteins encoded by one window of Nocardia goodfellowii:
- the sigJ gene encoding RNA polymerase sigma factor SigJ — MSTEAPTPEPIDAAQLARQFEEHRPYLRRLAYSTLGSLTDADDVVQEAWLRLHRQHEAGKAGEIDSLRAWLTTVTGRLALDYLGSARVRREQYVGEWLPEPEVTTWDDPVDRLSQDERVTTALLVVLESLSPAERTAFVLQDVFGMSGPEVAEVVGRTPAAVRQLASRARKHVENGTPRFPASPDEQEKVVSAFALAWRSGDLSALLGVLDSKVSLTADGGGKVPAIRKPVQGAELVAKLLLGWYHAPSAHGAWGRAVLVNGHPGLVVFDGNHTGVFSFTVDAGRIVAIDVVRNPDKLHDLPTEGDPNFFLRGE, encoded by the coding sequence GTGAGTACCGAGGCACCGACTCCCGAACCGATCGACGCCGCCCAGTTGGCGCGGCAGTTCGAGGAGCATCGCCCTTATCTGCGGCGGCTGGCCTACAGCACGCTGGGCAGCCTCACCGACGCCGACGACGTGGTGCAGGAGGCGTGGTTGCGGCTGCACCGCCAGCACGAGGCGGGCAAGGCGGGCGAGATCGACAGCCTGCGGGCCTGGCTCACCACCGTCACCGGACGGCTCGCCCTCGACTACCTGGGGTCGGCCCGGGTCCGCCGCGAGCAGTACGTCGGTGAGTGGCTGCCGGAGCCCGAGGTCACCACCTGGGACGACCCGGTCGACCGGCTCTCGCAGGACGAGCGGGTCACCACCGCGCTGCTGGTGGTGCTGGAATCGCTCTCTCCCGCCGAGCGCACCGCGTTCGTGCTGCAGGACGTGTTCGGCATGAGCGGCCCGGAGGTCGCCGAAGTGGTGGGCCGCACCCCGGCCGCGGTGCGGCAGTTGGCATCTCGTGCTCGCAAGCACGTAGAGAACGGCACCCCGCGCTTCCCCGCCTCACCGGATGAGCAGGAGAAGGTGGTGTCGGCGTTCGCGCTGGCCTGGCGCTCCGGCGATCTGAGTGCCTTACTCGGAGTATTGGATTCGAAGGTCAGCCTCACCGCCGACGGCGGCGGCAAGGTGCCCGCCATCCGCAAGCCGGTGCAGGGCGCGGAACTGGTGGCGAAGCTGCTGCTCGGCTGGTATCACGCACCGTCCGCGCACGGTGCGTGGGGCCGCGCGGTGCTGGTCAACGGCCACCCCGGTCTGGTCGTCTTCGACGGGAACCACACCGGCGTCTTCTCTTTCACCGTCGATGCCGGGCGCATCGTGGCCATCGACGTCGTCCGCAACCCCGACAAGTTGCACGATCTCCCCACCGAAGGCGATCCCAACTTCTTCCTGCGCGGCGAGTAG
- a CDS encoding NAD-dependent epimerase/dehydratase family protein — MRVLVLGGYGAVGRHLVPRLRAAGDTVVVAGRDPERADLVLDLNDPQSYRSALGKVDVVVNAAGTEDIQPARLAGAAGAAFIDITANAEYVARLRDTERAGPVIVDVGLAPGLTNLLAVAVHAQTSGPIDLAVLLGAGERHGAAATAWTYGLLGREFHADDGNIRNFSRPKTFRLPGHGRRRMYRADFSDQHTLTRELGVPVHTYFAVDSRLATTGLAALTWLPGAAHMPRGLHFPGTDQWLVLARPGSGPARWARGRNQSRATALLAAEAVRRVRNCGAGVRPLHRLMTLSDLADVADFEFGQA; from the coding sequence ATGAGGGTGCTGGTGCTGGGCGGGTACGGGGCGGTGGGTCGGCACCTGGTCCCTCGTTTACGGGCCGCCGGGGACACCGTCGTGGTGGCCGGGCGTGATCCGGAACGCGCCGATCTCGTGCTGGATCTGAATGACCCGCAGTCCTACCGATCCGCGCTCGGGAAGGTCGACGTTGTCGTCAATGCCGCCGGAACCGAGGACATCCAGCCGGCGCGGTTGGCGGGTGCTGCGGGCGCTGCTTTCATCGATATCACCGCGAATGCGGAATATGTTGCGCGACTACGTGATACCGAACGAGCGGGCCCCGTGATCGTCGATGTGGGGCTCGCTCCCGGGCTGACGAATCTGCTGGCCGTGGCGGTGCACGCGCAAACGAGCGGGCCGATCGACCTGGCGGTACTGCTCGGCGCCGGTGAACGGCACGGCGCGGCCGCGACGGCATGGACCTACGGCCTGCTCGGTCGCGAATTCCACGCCGACGACGGGAACATCCGAAACTTCAGCCGTCCCAAGACATTCCGGCTACCGGGCCACGGGCGGCGGCGGATGTACCGGGCCGACTTCTCCGATCAGCACACACTGACCCGCGAACTCGGCGTGCCGGTACACACCTACTTCGCCGTCGACTCCCGCCTCGCCACGACCGGACTGGCGGCATTGACCTGGTTACCAGGTGCGGCCCACATGCCGCGAGGCCTGCACTTCCCGGGCACCGATCAGTGGTTGGTGCTGGCACGTCCCGGATCCGGGCCCGCTCGGTGGGCGCGCGGCCGCAATCAGTCGCGTGCTACCGCCCTGCTGGCAGCCGAGGCGGTCCGGCGGGTGAGGAATTGCGGCGCGGGTGTGCGGCCATTGCACCGGTTGATGACGCTGTCGGATCTGGCTGACGTGGCGGACTTCGAGTTCGGGCAGGCCTGA
- a CDS encoding TetR/AcrR family transcriptional regulator — MTGKGTGVRAARTTANRARMLTAARDLFARRGYTATTMKAIAEEAGMAVQTLYFTFATKRAILSELLDIEIAGDTEPIATMERPWFAAAVAATPAEQIKLQVEAAATILGRVSPLLEVIRSAAATDHELAELWQTNLAQRHLVQQRLAEALAAKTPLRTDVETAADIGSAVLAPETYHLLVHERGWSPAKWTSWAIDALTRQLLP, encoded by the coding sequence ATGACAGGGAAAGGAACCGGCGTCCGCGCGGCCCGGACGACGGCCAATCGCGCCCGAATGCTCACGGCGGCACGCGACCTGTTCGCCCGCCGCGGCTACACGGCCACAACCATGAAGGCCATCGCCGAGGAAGCGGGCATGGCGGTGCAAACGCTCTACTTCACCTTCGCTACGAAGCGCGCCATCCTGTCCGAACTGCTGGACATCGAAATCGCCGGCGACACCGAACCGATCGCCACCATGGAGCGTCCCTGGTTCGCCGCCGCCGTCGCGGCCACACCGGCCGAGCAGATCAAGCTCCAAGTCGAGGCGGCGGCAACGATTCTCGGGCGCGTCAGCCCGCTGCTGGAGGTCATCCGTTCGGCCGCCGCGACCGACCACGAACTCGCCGAGCTCTGGCAGACCAACCTCGCGCAGCGGCACCTCGTGCAGCAACGTCTCGCCGAGGCCTTGGCCGCGAAAACCCCATTGCGTACCGATGTCGAGACCGCCGCCGACATCGGCTCGGCCGTGCTCGCCCCCGAGACCTATCACCTGCTTGTCCACGAACGCGGATGGTCGCCCGCGAAATGGACCTCCTGGGCTATCGACGCCCTTACCCGGCAACTGCTGCCGTGA
- a CDS encoding MBL fold metallo-hydrolase, which translates to MTETIERTSLQALHIGGPTLRFRYGGLTWLTDPTFDEPGDYPGPVTLHKLTGPAVPVQQLGPIDVVLLSHDQHADNLDNSGRELLRSAGTVLSTPDAAERIDGVRGMTKWETATIGPVTVTAVPALHGPEGCEPVTGIVTGFVLRADGEPTVYVSGDNASVELVGEIAERIGRIDIAILFVGAANPGRFGDTDLTLNARTAVQAAAKLGDAVIVPVHAEGWAHFSETLDYLARTFGYAGRAAQLRIPPLGREVEI; encoded by the coding sequence ATGACCGAGACGATCGAACGCACCAGCCTGCAAGCCCTGCACATCGGCGGCCCCACGCTGCGCTTCCGGTACGGCGGGCTGACCTGGCTCACCGACCCCACTTTCGACGAGCCGGGCGACTACCCCGGCCCGGTCACCTTGCACAAACTCACCGGTCCCGCGGTGCCGGTGCAGCAGCTCGGCCCCATCGACGTGGTGCTGCTGTCGCATGACCAGCACGCGGACAACCTCGACAATTCCGGCCGGGAACTGCTGCGTTCGGCGGGGACCGTCCTGTCCACGCCGGATGCCGCCGAGCGGATCGACGGTGTGCGCGGCATGACCAAATGGGAGACCGCGACGATCGGTCCGGTGACCGTGACGGCGGTACCGGCGCTGCACGGCCCCGAAGGCTGCGAACCGGTCACCGGTATCGTCACCGGTTTCGTGCTGCGGGCGGACGGGGAGCCGACGGTATACGTGTCCGGAGACAACGCCTCGGTCGAGCTGGTCGGCGAGATCGCCGAGCGGATCGGCCGGATCGATATCGCGATTCTGTTCGTCGGTGCGGCTAATCCGGGCCGCTTCGGTGATACCGACCTCACCTTGAACGCGCGCACCGCGGTACAGGCCGCGGCGAAGCTGGGCGATGCCGTGATCGTGCCGGTGCACGCCGAGGGCTGGGCGCACTTCAGCGAAACCCTCGACTACTTGGCCCGCACCTTCGGATACGCGGGCCGCGCAGCGCAGTTGCGGATTCCGCCGCTCGGACGCGAGGTCGAGATCTGA
- a CDS encoding GlxA family transcriptional regulator, with protein MHSVAVLAFDGISPFHLSVPTLVFGRVGAGDPSGPYEVQVCAENPGNLSTPAGFDIHVQHGLEIFEHADTIVIPSWIPGAGISPGLHTALNRAHANGARVVGLCLGAWAVAASGLADGREITTHWASADELARAYPAIEVRADTLWSDLGDLITSAGVAAALDCCLHLVRHDLGSRAATELARALVTAPHRSGSQAQYIPVAVPDAADDDPIEHAMLWARTHLGDPIDLDSWAAVAVLSRRTFTRHFRDRTGTSPQQWLLLQRTDRARLLLETTDDTVDRIAADTGFGTAVSLRHHFHRILGTSPAAHRALFRRTSVA; from the coding sequence ATGCATTCCGTGGCCGTTCTCGCCTTCGACGGCATCAGCCCGTTCCACCTGTCCGTGCCCACCTTGGTGTTCGGTCGCGTCGGCGCCGGTGATCCGAGCGGCCCCTACGAAGTTCAGGTGTGCGCCGAGAACCCCGGAAATCTCAGCACCCCAGCCGGTTTCGATATCCACGTGCAACACGGCCTGGAGATCTTCGAGCACGCGGACACTATTGTCATCCCGAGCTGGATCCCCGGCGCGGGCATCTCCCCCGGCTTGCACACCGCGCTCAATCGGGCCCACGCCAACGGTGCCCGCGTCGTCGGCCTGTGCCTCGGCGCCTGGGCCGTGGCGGCCAGCGGCTTGGCCGACGGACGCGAGATCACCACCCACTGGGCCTCCGCGGACGAGCTGGCCCGCGCCTACCCCGCGATCGAGGTCCGCGCCGACACACTCTGGTCCGATCTGGGCGACCTCATCACCTCCGCGGGCGTCGCCGCCGCCCTGGACTGCTGCCTGCACCTGGTCCGGCACGACCTGGGCAGCCGCGCCGCCACCGAACTCGCGCGCGCCCTGGTCACCGCACCGCACCGCAGCGGCTCGCAGGCCCAGTACATCCCCGTCGCCGTCCCCGACGCCGCCGACGACGATCCCATCGAACACGCGATGCTCTGGGCCCGAACGCATCTCGGCGATCCGATCGATCTGGACAGCTGGGCCGCCGTCGCCGTGCTGTCGCGCCGCACCTTCACTCGCCACTTTCGCGATCGCACCGGCACCAGCCCACAACAGTGGCTGCTGCTACAGCGCACCGACCGCGCCCGCCTGTTGCTGGAGACCACCGACGACACCGTAGACCGCATCGCCGCCGATACCGGTTTCGGCACCGCCGTCAGCCTGCGGCACCACTTCCACCGCATCCTCGGCACCAGCCCCGCCGCCCATCGCGCCCTGTTCCGCCGCACCTCGGTGGCCTGA
- a CDS encoding gamma carbonic anhydrase family protein, which produces MMIEIGGVAPEIDDQAWLAPTATVIGRVRLAAEVSIWYNAVLRGDLEDISVGAKTNIQDGCVLHADPGMPLTVGAGVSVGHNAILHGCTIGDDVLVGMGATVLNGAVIGAGSLIAANALIPEGAQIPPGSLVAGVPGKVRRELTEPELDRIRLNCAVYLHNMASHRDAKVL; this is translated from the coding sequence ATGATGATCGAGATCGGCGGAGTGGCGCCGGAGATTGACGACCAGGCGTGGCTGGCCCCGACCGCGACCGTGATCGGGCGGGTGCGCCTGGCCGCCGAGGTGAGCATTTGGTACAACGCGGTGTTGCGCGGCGATCTGGAGGACATCAGCGTCGGAGCCAAGACCAACATTCAGGACGGCTGCGTGCTGCACGCCGATCCCGGGATGCCGCTGACCGTCGGCGCGGGAGTTTCGGTGGGGCACAACGCGATTCTGCACGGGTGCACGATCGGTGACGACGTGCTGGTCGGCATGGGCGCGACGGTGCTGAACGGCGCGGTGATCGGGGCGGGCAGCCTGATCGCGGCCAACGCCCTGATCCCGGAGGGCGCGCAGATTCCGCCGGGCTCGCTGGTGGCCGGCGTTCCCGGCAAAGTTCGCCGCGAGTTGACCGAACCCGAGCTCGATCGCATCCGGCTCAACTGCGCGGTCTACCTGCACAACATGGCGAGCCACCGGGACGCAAAGGTCTTGTGA
- a CDS encoding TetR/AcrR family transcriptional regulator, whose translation MPNVPSILQRILEKPVTDGEKLLESALSAFLDFGIKRTSMGEVARRAGISPATLYRRFESKNDLVEAVGVREAQRFVAEIDKRVQGIEGGPDEQLVEIFVAFIAAIAGNKLLRRLVTTEPDLILPRLTTDAGPILAVGRTYLATKLRELRPADGDFDADLVAEVMARLAHSLALTPDGLIPLSDPAAGREFARRTLLPMVGVHVTA comes from the coding sequence ATGCCGAACGTCCCGTCCATCCTGCAGCGCATCCTCGAAAAGCCCGTGACCGACGGCGAGAAGCTGCTGGAAAGCGCCCTGTCGGCATTCCTGGACTTCGGGATCAAGCGCACCAGCATGGGCGAGGTCGCGCGCCGGGCCGGCATCAGCCCCGCCACGCTGTACCGGCGCTTCGAATCGAAGAACGATCTGGTCGAAGCGGTCGGCGTGCGCGAAGCGCAACGCTTCGTCGCCGAGATCGACAAGCGCGTCCAGGGCATCGAGGGCGGTCCCGACGAGCAACTGGTGGAGATCTTCGTCGCGTTCATCGCGGCCATCGCGGGCAACAAACTCCTGCGCCGCCTGGTAACCACCGAACCCGATCTGATCCTGCCCCGCCTCACCACCGACGCCGGCCCCATCCTCGCCGTCGGCCGCACCTACCTGGCCACGAAACTGCGCGAATTGCGCCCCGCGGACGGGGATTTCGACGCCGACCTGGTCGCCGAGGTGATGGCCCGGCTCGCGCACTCCCTGGCGCTGACGCCCGACGGCCTCATCCCCCTGTCCGACCCCGCGGCCGGGCGCGAATTCGCGCGCCGCACTCTGCTTCCCATGGTCGGCGTGCACGTCACCGCCTGA